A portion of the Vibrio coralliirubri genome contains these proteins:
- a CDS encoding IS3-like element ISVisp1 family transposase (programmed frameshift): MPAYKSGKKTQQYLTEFKVTAVRLSLREGATVKSVALSLDIHPYMLSKWRKDYREGVIMEDKRKKRTQIPSQKTESSRIAELERQNEQLKLENDLPKKVATIRCPRKSTKFRFIAHYKTRYSIVLMCRFLSVSKSGYYAWLDREPSRYDQEEQALKKRIIKVFTQSRETYGSPRVHAELRRQGVLVSRKRVARIMREQGLRARSYRIYMKMAKLHRFYQSIKNIKKDTPKPTAVNQQWSGDLTYIKQGKRWMYLAVVIDLYSRKIVGWSLGSKKSTQLTMSSLRMAIRNRKPQERLLFHTDRGSEYRAHEVQALLSKNGIVPSMNRPGHCTDNAEVESFFHTLKGDIIRKNSFKSEKQLRDKLAGYIQHFYNRYRLHSSLGYRTPHEYEVVTG, translated from the exons ATGCCAGCTTATAAATCAGGTAAAAAAACTCAACAATATCTTACGGAATTTAAGGTAACTGCTGTCCGACTTTCGCTTCGAGAAGGAGCTACAGTTAAAAGCGTGGCGCTATCATTAGATATCCACCCTTATATGCTTTCTAAATGGCGAAAGGACTATAGAGAAGGGGTTATTATGGAAGATAAACGTAAGAAAAGGACTCAGATCCCGAGCCAGAAAACTGAGTCTAGTCGGATTGCAGAGCTCGAACGTCAGAATGAACAACTTAAGCTCGAGAATGACTTGC CTAAAAAAGTGGCAACGATTCGTTGCCCAAGAAAATCGACAAAATTCCGATTCATAGCCCATTACAAAACGCGTTATTCCATTGTATTGATGTGCCGTTTTCTATCTGTTTCTAAGTCGGGTTACTACGCATGGCTTGATAGAGAACCAAGCCGCTACGATCAAGAAGAGCAGGCTTTGAAGAAGCGTATAATTAAAGTGTTTACCCAGAGTCGAGAGACTTACGGCAGCCCACGAGTTCATGCAGAACTGAGGCGCCAAGGCGTTTTGGTTAGCCGCAAGCGTGTGGCTCGGATCATGAGAGAGCAAGGGCTAAGAGCACGAAGTTATCGCATTTACATGAAAATGGCCAAGCTACATCGGTTCTATCAATCGATTAAGAATATTAAAAAAGACACACCAAAACCAACGGCAGTTAATCAACAATGGTCTGGAGATCTAACGTATATAAAGCAAGGTAAACGTTGGATGTATCTAGCCGTCGTTATCGACCTTTACTCACGTAAAATCGTCGGTTGGTCGCTTGGTAGTAAGAAGAGTACACAGCTAACGATGAGTTCGTTGAGAATGGCCATTAGAAATCGAAAGCCACAAGAGCGCTTATTGTTTCATACCGACAGAGGCTCTGAATATCGAGCCCATGAAGTTCAAGCTTTATTATCAAAAAATGGAATTGTCCCAAGTATGAATCGTCCAGGTCATTGCACCGATAATGCGGAGGTGGAGTCATTCTTCCATACGCTCAAAGGCGACATAATTAGGAAAAATAGTTTTAAAAGTGAGAAGCAGCTTAGAGATAAACTTGCCGGTTATATCCAGCATTTTTATAACCGTTATAGACTGCACTCAAGTCTCGGATATCGAACCCCACATGAGTATGAAGTCGTGACGGGTTAA
- a CDS encoding O-methyltransferase, with amino-acid sequence MNETVEVYPKQYEAILKATHVIGFPQLSELPIGSFFAALAASKQSGNLLELGTGTGLCTSWILYGMSEGSKLTTVDNSVENIDVARRYLGEDPRIDIVLSNAEDVIDRTLPLSVDLIFADTWPGKYHYLDEALACLKIGGFYIIDDMQIREDWSEEHNEKVRELIEQLTQRDDLVVAKLCWSTGIVMCVKVA; translated from the coding sequence ATGAACGAAACAGTGGAAGTTTACCCCAAACAATATGAAGCAATATTGAAAGCAACACATGTAATTGGTTTTCCTCAATTATCAGAACTTCCGATAGGTTCATTTTTTGCTGCTTTAGCTGCAAGTAAGCAATCGGGGAACTTGTTAGAATTAGGGACTGGTACTGGTCTTTGCACGTCATGGATATTGTATGGAATGTCGGAGGGTTCGAAGTTAACAACGGTAGATAATTCGGTAGAAAATATTGATGTAGCTCGCCGTTATCTGGGAGAAGACCCACGAATTGATATTGTTTTATCTAATGCTGAGGATGTTATCGATCGAACCCTTCCATTGTCGGTTGACTTGATATTTGCTGATACTTGGCCAGGTAAATACCACTATCTAGATGAAGCTTTAGCTTGTCTAAAAATTGGTGGTTTTTACATCATAGATGATATGCAAATTCGTGAGGATTGGTCAGAAGAGCATAATGAAAAGGTACGTGAGTTGATTGAGCAATTAACACAGCGGGATGATCTTGTTGTTGCAAAGCTTTGTTGGTCAACAGGCATAGTTATGTGCGTAAAAGTAGCCTAA
- a CDS encoding MSMEG_1061 family FMN-dependent PPOX-type flavoprotein codes for MSQISSIEQLLSIYPKPNDKAENKVLSKLDRHSITMIENCHFCILSSTDVYGFTDISPKGGVPGFVKVLDQSTILIPDSSGNNRIDSLKNIVTNPKVGMMFLVNGIDEVVRLKGHATIHTEPNLFALCPDGNKEPKVVVKVVVESAYFHCAKAIMRGKLWSSDFQVDRSILPSLAEILKEQQKLDGDYVSQEQMLTYYESSL; via the coding sequence ATGAGTCAGATTTCATCAATAGAACAGCTACTAAGCATATACCCTAAGCCGAATGACAAAGCTGAAAATAAGGTATTAAGTAAGTTAGATCGTCATTCGATAACTATGATCGAAAATTGCCATTTTTGTATCCTTTCAAGTACAGACGTTTATGGCTTTACAGATATATCACCAAAAGGTGGTGTTCCTGGATTTGTTAAAGTTTTGGATCAGTCAACAATCTTGATACCAGATAGTAGTGGTAACAACCGAATTGATAGCCTTAAGAATATTGTGACTAACCCTAAAGTGGGGATGATGTTCTTGGTTAACGGGATCGATGAAGTCGTGCGTTTAAAGGGTCATGCAACTATCCATACTGAACCTAACTTATTTGCTCTTTGTCCCGACGGTAACAAAGAACCTAAGGTCGTTGTGAAAGTTGTAGTTGAAAGCGCATACTTCCATTGCGCTAAAGCTATTATGCGTGGGAAGTTGTGGTCTAGTGATTTTCAAGTTGATCGTTCAATATTGCCATCATTAGCAGAAATCCTAAAAGAACAGCAGAAGTTAGATGGAGACTACGTCAGCCAAGAACAAATGCTGACTTACTACGAATCTAGCCTTTAG
- a CDS encoding IS110 family transposase: MNTKINQSINVGVDTGKTQLDIHIRPLDLFFSVENNDKGIKKALKTIKSHSPERIVIEATGRLEMPFVLACAEAQLPIVRANPVHIKRFAGAIGRRAKNDRLDAELIAHYGEAIKPALTVIKPKNIRLMSDLVIRRNQLLSMQTMEKNRIQILPASLHPTIKPMLTTIKNQITKLEEKLVKLIEDSPEYQAKNTILQSVPGIGNIAAASIISNVPELGYITNKQAASLIGVAPITRESGRYKGKRVIQGGRAQVRTVLYMAMMSAMQCNPVFKATYARLLAAGKPKKVAIIACVRKMVVALNSMLRDGAMWDENTAKN, encoded by the coding sequence ATGAATACCAAAATCAATCAAAGCATCAACGTTGGAGTTGATACCGGCAAAACACAATTAGACATCCACATCAGGCCACTAGACCTATTTTTCTCAGTAGAGAACAATGATAAAGGCATCAAAAAAGCACTCAAAACGATTAAGAGTCACAGTCCTGAACGAATCGTTATTGAAGCTACAGGCCGATTAGAAATGCCTTTTGTTCTTGCATGTGCAGAGGCTCAATTACCTATTGTCAGAGCAAACCCTGTCCACATAAAACGATTCGCTGGTGCTATTGGCCGCAGAGCCAAAAATGATCGTTTAGATGCAGAATTGATCGCTCACTATGGAGAAGCAATCAAACCAGCTCTTACTGTCATAAAGCCAAAAAACATACGCTTAATGAGTGACTTAGTCATTCGCCGAAACCAGTTGTTATCCATGCAAACCATGGAAAAGAACCGAATCCAGATACTTCCCGCCTCTCTCCATCCGACTATCAAACCAATGCTAACCACGATAAAAAATCAAATCACCAAGTTAGAAGAAAAGCTCGTTAAACTCATTGAAGATAGCCCTGAATACCAAGCTAAAAACACAATATTGCAAAGCGTCCCAGGAATAGGAAACATTGCCGCTGCATCAATAATTAGCAACGTACCTGAACTTGGTTACATCACGAATAAACAAGCAGCATCACTGATTGGTGTCGCTCCAATAACACGCGAAAGTGGGCGCTACAAAGGCAAGCGCGTGATCCAAGGCGGTCGAGCGCAAGTACGCACAGTGTTATATATGGCAATGATGTCGGCCATGCAATGTAACCCCGTATTCAAAGCGACTTATGCTCGACTTTTAGCTGCCGGAAAGCCTAAGAAAGTCGCAATAATCGCGTGTGTTCGAAAGATGGTTGTAGCTCTTAACTCTATGCTGAGAGATGGCGCCATGTGGGATGAAAACACTGCCAAAAATTAA
- a CDS encoding sugar O-acetyltransferase, whose product MDIKAKMHSQDVYYCDDVDLVAEQTQCLEVLYDFNHTRPSEGDKRQQIMKQLFAEVGEGCYIEPPLHANWGRHTHLGNNVYVNFNLTLVDDTDVFIGDNVMIAPNVTIATGTHPISPELRLKAAQFNVPVRIGNNVWLGAHTVVLPGVTIGENSVIGAGSIVTKDIPANVVAVGNPCRVVREINERDREYYHKDRRIPDELK is encoded by the coding sequence ATGGATATAAAGGCTAAAATGCACAGCCAAGACGTTTACTACTGTGATGACGTTGATTTGGTTGCTGAGCAAACTCAATGCTTAGAAGTGCTATACGATTTCAACCACACCCGCCCGAGCGAAGGTGATAAACGACAGCAGATCATGAAGCAGTTGTTCGCCGAAGTCGGTGAGGGCTGCTACATTGAACCACCATTACATGCGAACTGGGGGCGTCACACGCACCTAGGCAACAACGTATACGTGAACTTCAATTTAACTCTGGTCGACGACACAGACGTATTCATCGGCGACAACGTGATGATTGCGCCTAACGTGACCATTGCCACTGGCACACATCCCATCAGCCCAGAACTCAGGCTAAAAGCAGCGCAGTTCAATGTTCCCGTTCGTATTGGTAACAACGTATGGCTTGGCGCGCACACAGTCGTACTTCCTGGTGTCACCATTGGTGAAAACTCAGTAATAGGGGCAGGCAGCATCGTCACCAAAGACATCCCAGCTAACGTCGTCGCAGTCGGCAACCCATGCCGTGTGGTACGCGAAATCAACGAACGCGACCGAGAGTATTACCACAAAGATCGCCGAATTCCCGATGAATTGAAATAA
- a CDS encoding VOC family protein produces the protein MENLKVSEIKSFVPAKDFDLSKRFYQSIGFEVMSEFHDITYLRHGGCAFLLQNFYEPAHCHNYMMHLLVEDVKSWYQHIQNSNVVSEFEVTVSEVVEQPWGMLEFCITDPSGVLWRVAENIRPR, from the coding sequence ATGGAAAACCTCAAAGTCTCAGAAATTAAGTCTTTCGTACCCGCGAAAGACTTCGATTTATCCAAGCGTTTTTACCAGTCAATCGGCTTCGAAGTGATGTCTGAATTTCACGATATCACCTATCTACGACACGGCGGTTGTGCCTTCCTTCTGCAAAACTTTTATGAACCTGCGCACTGTCACAATTACATGATGCACTTGCTGGTTGAAGACGTAAAAAGTTGGTATCAACACATCCAAAACTCTAATGTAGTGTCGGAATTTGAAGTTACCGTTTCCGAGGTTGTTGAGCAGCCTTGGGGAATGCTTGAGTTTTGTATCACTGACCCAAGTGGTGTGCTGTGGCGTGTGGCTGAAAACATCAGGCCGCGTTAA
- a CDS encoding pseudouridine synthase, producing MRLDKYLCKSTDLTKPEAIERIHNGEVNVNSEAVTDESTQVHESNTILFNGTPLKLREFRYLLMHKPAGTICSNIDEVYPSLFNYIEIDKASELHIAGRLDADTTGLVLITDDGRWSFNITLPTKSCKKVYRVTLSRNIKDDVADKFKAGIQLQGEQKPTRPAELEVITSKEVLLTITEGKFHQVKRMFAAVGNRVVGLHREQIGDVRLDVEAGQWRYLTKAEVDSFQQGSE from the coding sequence ATGCGCCTTGATAAATACCTATGTAAAAGCACTGACCTAACCAAGCCTGAAGCGATTGAACGCATCCATAATGGCGAGGTGAACGTAAACAGTGAGGCTGTGACCGATGAATCGACTCAGGTTCATGAAAGCAACACCATCTTGTTTAATGGCACGCCGCTTAAGTTGCGTGAATTTCGATACCTTTTAATGCACAAGCCTGCGGGTACTATTTGCTCCAATATCGACGAAGTTTATCCTTCATTGTTCAACTACATCGAGATAGACAAAGCATCAGAACTGCACATCGCAGGGCGCTTAGATGCCGACACCACGGGTTTAGTCTTAATTACCGATGATGGGCGCTGGTCATTCAACATCACGTTGCCAACCAAGTCATGTAAGAAAGTCTATCGCGTGACATTGTCACGGAATATCAAAGACGATGTCGCTGATAAGTTCAAAGCCGGCATTCAATTACAGGGCGAACAAAAACCGACGCGTCCGGCAGAGCTAGAAGTGATTACCAGTAAAGAAGTGCTGTTGACCATTACAGAAGGTAAGTTTCATCAAGTGAAACGAATGTTTGCTGCAGTAGGGAATCGAGTTGTTGGCCTACACCGTGAACAGATTGGTGATGTTCGTTTAGATGTTGAAGCAGGTCAGTGGCGTTATCTAACTAAAGCCGAAGTCGACTCATTTCAGCAGGGCTCTGAATAG
- a CDS encoding YkgJ family cysteine cluster protein → MKDCNQCGKCCIKYGDGDLAATQEESDLWELFNPDIFEYVRGSEIWFDPESGERLTRCPFLELVPTKDTKAQAKYTCSIYLDRPEDCRHYPSLINEMVRDDCEMIEVVDLQDTKKAQRKLDLLMKDSRPSSYS, encoded by the coding sequence ATGAAAGATTGTAATCAATGCGGAAAATGCTGTATCAAATACGGAGATGGCGACCTTGCCGCGACTCAAGAAGAGAGCGATTTGTGGGAGCTGTTCAACCCAGACATCTTTGAATATGTTCGAGGAAGCGAGATTTGGTTTGACCCTGAATCTGGCGAACGTTTAACTCGCTGCCCTTTTCTGGAGCTGGTTCCGACGAAAGACACCAAGGCTCAAGCCAAGTACACATGTAGCATTTACTTAGACCGACCAGAAGATTGCCGACACTACCCAAGCCTGATTAATGAGATGGTACGAGATGATTGTGAAATGATTGAGGTGGTGGATTTACAAGACACGAAGAAAGCTCAAAGGAAACTCGACCTGTTGATGAAAGACAGCCGCCCTTCAAGCTATTCGTAA
- a CDS encoding NUDIX hydrolase, translating to MHKIIDKLAWIFIKDGKLLMVRSKGKELFYLPGGKREAGESDEQALLREIKEEISVDLVPDSIKYVETFTGQADGKAEGVSVQLTCYLADYTGELSPDAEIEELKFVDGNDRAVCSLAALVALDWLEANQYLA from the coding sequence ATGCATAAGATAATTGATAAGCTGGCTTGGATATTCATCAAAGACGGCAAGCTGTTGATGGTGAGATCAAAAGGCAAAGAACTGTTCTATCTACCGGGTGGTAAGCGTGAAGCGGGCGAAAGTGATGAACAAGCACTGCTTCGCGAAATCAAAGAAGAGATCTCAGTCGATTTAGTGCCTGATTCCATCAAATACGTTGAGACGTTTACAGGCCAAGCTGATGGCAAAGCGGAAGGCGTATCAGTGCAATTAACTTGTTATCTTGCTGATTATACAGGCGAACTGTCTCCAGATGCCGAAATCGAAGAGCTTAAGTTTGTTGATGGCAATGACAGAGCAGTATGTTCATTGGCAGCACTGGTTGCGCTTGATTGGTTAGAAGCGAACCAGTATTTGGCTTAA
- a CDS encoding DUF1471 domain-containing protein, giving the protein MKKVVVALIALVALNACVTRKIPVMKEAMSVGQISEIAVHNLNCTMIDTYTLEDSHPNNVIPALKNQAYMSGGNRYRIADVLDTRRGRPSSVVAEFYICPTTSYQVKPSGVVQLLPGAHEVKPIAFAEIENTACNVIGSHVVQETNPKSVYTELANEVFMRGGNRYHITNIIATDGSNPTSISADVYRCKHRSVAFN; this is encoded by the coding sequence ATGAAAAAAGTTGTTGTAGCTCTTATTGCTTTAGTTGCGTTGAATGCTTGTGTAACGCGAAAAATTCCTGTTATGAAAGAAGCCATGTCTGTCGGTCAGATATCTGAAATTGCTGTACATAACTTAAATTGTACAATGATCGATACTTATACACTTGAAGATTCCCATCCAAATAACGTGATTCCGGCTCTCAAAAACCAAGCATATATGTCCGGCGGAAATCGTTATCGAATAGCGGATGTGCTTGATACTCGCCGTGGACGACCAAGCAGTGTAGTTGCAGAATTTTATATTTGTCCGACGACTTCATATCAAGTGAAGCCATCGGGAGTAGTTCAATTATTGCCAGGCGCTCATGAAGTTAAGCCTATTGCTTTTGCAGAGATTGAAAACACAGCTTGTAACGTTATTGGCAGCCACGTAGTGCAAGAAACTAATCCTAAGTCAGTGTACACAGAGCTAGCCAATGAAGTATTTATGCGAGGTGGAAATCGCTACCATATTACGAATATTATAGCGACAGATGGGTCAAATCCGACTTCAATTTCCGCTGATGTTTACCGATGTAAGCATCGTTCGGTTGCATTTAACTAA
- a CDS encoding STAS/SEC14 domain-containing protein yields the protein MSIERHGISVGIERVSGETIVVFKAKGKLTHDDYQAMMPILNTTLEELDSSELKMLVDISTLTGWELRAAWDDFKLGLELNSKIDKIAIYGDKSWQEFASKVGSWFVSGEIKSFEDHDSALEWLVD from the coding sequence ATGAGTATCGAACGTCACGGAATATCGGTTGGAATTGAACGTGTTAGCGGTGAAACCATCGTTGTGTTTAAAGCGAAAGGCAAACTAACACACGATGACTATCAAGCAATGATGCCAATTCTAAATACCACGCTAGAAGAACTCGATTCATCTGAACTCAAGATGCTGGTCGACATCTCCACCTTAACGGGTTGGGAGTTACGTGCTGCTTGGGACGATTTTAAACTGGGATTAGAGCTCAATTCGAAGATAGACAAAATCGCGATTTATGGTGATAAAAGCTGGCAAGAATTCGCTTCAAAAGTAGGGAGCTGGTTTGTGTCCGGTGAGATAAAGTCATTCGAAGACCACGACTCTGCGCTTGAGTGGCTAGTTGATTAG
- a CDS encoding class I SAM-dependent methyltransferase, with amino-acid sequence MGDHSEIWRQYYQKALSKPHLKRTEFAIKLNESGLNVAIDCGCGTGSDIAFLEQQAYQVYGFDVNLDSIAICRDRFGRKSLVEISESGFEHYDYPKSGVVIANSSLFFADPTCFDEVWHNIENCLEVGGVFAGDFMGVDDSWAHGYRTPTTPLTKAKVLSLFNDFEVVRFHERDEQALTSLGRVKHWHTYSVVAIKRR; translated from the coding sequence ATGGGTGACCATTCAGAGATCTGGCGTCAGTATTACCAAAAAGCACTAAGCAAACCTCATTTAAAGAGAACTGAATTCGCAATCAAACTGAATGAGTCAGGCTTAAATGTTGCGATTGATTGTGGTTGTGGAACAGGTAGTGACATCGCCTTTTTAGAACAACAAGCGTATCAAGTGTATGGCTTCGACGTTAATCTTGATTCGATTGCTATATGTCGGGATCGTTTTGGTCGCAAATCTTTGGTCGAAATATCTGAAAGTGGATTTGAACACTATGATTACCCGAAATCTGGCGTAGTGATTGCCAATTCGAGTCTGTTTTTTGCTGACCCAACGTGTTTTGACGAAGTTTGGCACAATATTGAAAACTGCCTTGAAGTGGGGGGCGTATTTGCGGGTGACTTCATGGGCGTCGATGACAGTTGGGCACATGGCTATCGAACCCCAACAACGCCGTTAACGAAAGCCAAAGTACTCAGCTTATTCAACGACTTTGAGGTAGTACGATTCCATGAGCGAGACGAACAAGCACTCACGTCACTGGGTAGGGTGAAGCACTGGCACACATACTCGGTCGTTGCGATTAAACGCCGTTAA
- a CDS encoding HAD family hydrolase produces MTKLIELTEIVLFDWGNTLMVDFPDAQGKMCDWETVQEVSGARALLAELSKTHQVYVATNAGDSSKDDIIRAFERVGLSQYILGYFCKASIGFSKFDSGFYPAIISKLGVAPQDITMVGDTLEKDIYPALEAGLNTVWLNTEGVEVKSEHPRIVQVKSLSEMLEKRHG; encoded by the coding sequence ATGACAAAGCTAATCGAATTAACAGAAATAGTCTTATTCGACTGGGGCAATACGCTGATGGTCGATTTCCCAGACGCACAAGGGAAGATGTGTGACTGGGAAACCGTACAAGAAGTGAGTGGTGCTCGTGCATTATTGGCAGAGTTGTCGAAAACTCATCAAGTTTATGTTGCCACCAATGCTGGTGATTCCAGTAAAGACGACATCATTCGAGCCTTTGAGCGTGTTGGCCTTTCTCAATATATATTGGGTTACTTTTGTAAGGCGAGCATTGGCTTTTCTAAGTTCGATTCGGGCTTTTATCCTGCCATCATTTCCAAACTCGGTGTTGCACCACAAGATATCACCATGGTTGGCGACACCTTAGAGAAAGACATTTACCCAGCACTTGAGGCGGGTTTGAATACGGTGTGGTTGAACACGGAAGGAGTTGAGGTTAAGTCAGAGCATCCGCGTATCGTGCAAGTTAAAAGCCTAAGCGAAATGTTGGAGAAACGCCATGGGTGA
- a CDS encoding GNAT family N-acetyltransferase → MSLTIREVAEEDAQGIIDVLNPIIIEARYTILDQTFTVDEEKGFIESFPERGVFSVAVNETTNQLLGFQNVEPFATYTKAFDHVGIIGTYVDANSRGQGVAKQLFDYTFKAAKAKGYEKLFAYVRADNERALAVYLKQGFEIVGTAKKHGKIGDQYFDEILIEKFL, encoded by the coding sequence ATGAGCTTAACAATCAGAGAAGTCGCGGAAGAAGATGCACAAGGCATTATTGATGTATTAAATCCAATCATTATCGAAGCGCGTTATACGATCTTGGATCAGACTTTTACTGTTGATGAAGAAAAGGGATTCATTGAGTCGTTCCCAGAACGTGGTGTATTTAGCGTTGCAGTCAACGAAACGACCAACCAGTTACTTGGCTTTCAGAATGTAGAACCATTCGCGACTTACACCAAGGCCTTTGACCACGTTGGTATTATTGGCACTTATGTTGATGCAAATAGCCGTGGGCAAGGCGTTGCAAAACAGTTGTTCGATTACACATTTAAGGCAGCCAAAGCTAAAGGTTATGAAAAGCTTTTTGCCTATGTAAGAGCAGACAACGAGCGTGCGTTAGCGGTATACCTTAAGCAAGGTTTTGAAATCGTCGGAACAGCTAAGAAACACGGTAAGATTGGCGACCAGTACTTTGACGAGATCCTGATCGAGAAGTTTTTATAG
- a CDS encoding D-2-hydroxyacid dehydrogenase family protein has protein sequence MKIAILDDYQNVVKDLDCFNKLEQHDVTVFTETYSEQELVAKLVSFEAIVLIRERTEITESLLSQLPNLKLISQTGKVSNHIDPQMCERFGVTVLEGRGSPVAPSELCWALIMAASRHIPTYASNLKQNQWQDSGSLGLGRTLKGLKLGIWGYGKIGKCIAQYAQVFGMSVVVWGSQASRDQAQADGFEAATTKQDFFREVDVLSLHLRLNDVTRGCVTAHDLSLMKPDSLFVNISRAELVEPMALYHELREVPTKTAAIDVFDCEPVTTDTEPLLSLQNVTATPHLGYVEQNSYELYFDIAFDNILSYQRDGI, from the coding sequence GTGAAAATAGCGATATTGGATGACTACCAGAACGTCGTTAAAGACCTCGATTGCTTCAACAAACTCGAACAACACGATGTCACGGTATTTACCGAGACTTACTCAGAGCAAGAGCTCGTCGCTAAGTTGGTCTCGTTTGAAGCCATTGTGCTCATTCGTGAAAGAACCGAGATCACCGAATCTTTGTTATCACAGCTCCCAAACCTCAAGCTTATTAGCCAGACGGGCAAAGTGAGTAACCATATCGACCCGCAAATGTGCGAACGATTTGGTGTTACTGTGTTAGAAGGCCGAGGCTCGCCAGTTGCACCTTCTGAATTATGCTGGGCGTTGATTATGGCTGCATCGCGCCACATTCCGACTTACGCTTCAAACCTTAAACAAAACCAATGGCAAGATTCTGGCTCGCTAGGGTTAGGTCGAACTTTGAAGGGCTTGAAGCTTGGTATTTGGGGCTACGGCAAAATCGGCAAATGCATTGCACAATATGCGCAAGTATTTGGGATGTCTGTCGTAGTGTGGGGTAGTCAAGCTTCACGCGATCAAGCGCAAGCAGATGGATTTGAAGCAGCAACAACCAAACAAGATTTCTTTCGAGAAGTAGATGTGCTTTCTTTGCATTTGCGTTTGAATGATGTGACCAGAGGATGTGTTACGGCACACGACCTCAGCTTGATGAAGCCGGACTCACTGTTTGTCAACATCAGCCGCGCGGAGTTAGTCGAACCGATGGCTCTGTATCATGAACTACGCGAGGTACCGACCAAAACTGCCGCTATTGATGTGTTCGATTGTGAGCCAGTAACAACAGACACCGAACCGCTATTGTCCTTACAAAACGTCACTGCGACTCCACATTTGGGCTATGTTGAACAAAATAGCTACGAACTCTACTTCGATATCGCCTTCGACAACATTCTGTCCTATCAAAGGGATGGCATATAG
- a CDS encoding ASCH domain-containing protein: MEERSKAYLDSYLNTLPADAASQYTSFSADYYCADEYNANLCAQLIIKGEKQASCGLEHWYTHEGETRPVVGHLQVVTDWDGKPVCIVEITSVSSCKYNEVTAEFAAAEGEGDKTLEWWREAHWNFFSRECEELKISPSEDMLLMLERFKVVYQ; this comes from the coding sequence ATGGAAGAAAGAAGCAAAGCTTATCTTGATAGCTACCTCAACACATTGCCAGCAGACGCTGCCTCGCAATACACCTCCTTTAGTGCTGATTATTACTGCGCCGACGAGTACAACGCCAACCTCTGCGCTCAGTTAATTATCAAGGGTGAAAAACAAGCATCTTGCGGCCTTGAACATTGGTATACCCATGAAGGAGAGACGAGACCAGTAGTTGGTCACTTGCAAGTCGTTACCGACTGGGATGGCAAGCCAGTTTGCATTGTAGAGATTACCTCGGTGTCGTCGTGCAAATACAACGAAGTGACGGCGGAGTTTGCTGCTGCAGAAGGCGAGGGTGACAAAACACTAGAATGGTGGCGAGAAGCTCATTGGAACTTCTTCTCTCGTGAATGTGAAGAGCTCAAGATCTCGCCAAGTGAAGACATGTTACTTATGTTGGAGCGTTTCAAAGTGGTTTATCAATAG